In Paenibacillus sp. J23TS9, a single genomic region encodes these proteins:
- a CDS encoding MBL fold metallo-hydrolase, whose protein sequence is MNLELQMIGTGSAFAKKYFNNNALLKDGDFTLLIDCGVTAPLALHQLNKSFADVDAVLITHIHADHVGGLEELAFKMKFTFQRKIKLYIAESLTSILWEHSLKGGLYQAGEIASLEDLFEVCPLTPNEPYSISEHIRLELIPTEHIPEKKSYSMYLNNHIFYSSDMIYNPELLKYLVEKRSCSMIFHDCQLEGRGEVHTTLDELMKLPEDIRRITYLMHYGDNKDEYHGKTAEMNFIEQGRSYSL, encoded by the coding sequence ATGAATTTAGAACTACAGATGATTGGAACCGGCAGTGCCTTTGCCAAAAAGTATTTTAACAACAACGCCCTGCTGAAGGACGGTGATTTCACACTGTTGATTGACTGCGGGGTAACAGCTCCGCTTGCGCTTCACCAGCTGAACAAATCCTTTGCCGACGTGGACGCGGTGCTCATCACCCATATCCATGCGGATCATGTGGGTGGTTTGGAGGAGCTTGCCTTTAAAATGAAATTTACCTTCCAACGGAAAATCAAGCTCTATATCGCCGAATCCCTGACTTCGATCCTCTGGGAGCACTCCCTGAAGGGCGGATTGTATCAGGCGGGTGAAATCGCCTCTTTAGAGGATTTATTTGAGGTATGCCCGCTGACACCCAATGAGCCGTACTCCATATCGGAGCATATCCGTCTTGAACTGATTCCTACCGAGCATATCCCCGAAAAAAAGAGCTATTCGATGTATTTAAATAATCACATTTTCTACAGCTCTGATATGATATACAATCCGGAGCTGCTGAAATATCTCGTGGAGAAACGGAGCTGCAGCATGATTTTCCATGACTGCCAGCTTGAAGGCCGCGGTGAGGTTCATACCACGCTGGATGAGCTGATGAAATTGCCCGAGGATATCCGAAGGATTACATATTTAATGCATTATGGAGATAACAAGGATGAATATCATGGCAAAACAGCGGAAATGAACTTTATCGAGCAGGGCCGCTCCTATTCCCTGTAA
- a CDS encoding DUF1292 domain-containing protein, which produces MSDHNHVHDENCNHDHDHEHEEFVLTLTDEQGNDVEMVLVETFDVGERMYALLLERENPEADGIILRVEEENDEMMLYNIEDEQEWNEVEAAYNELVAQQDSEG; this is translated from the coding sequence ATGAGCGATCACAACCACGTGCATGACGAAAATTGCAATCATGATCACGACCATGAGCATGAGGAATTTGTTCTGACTTTGACTGACGAGCAAGGAAACGATGTGGAAATGGTTCTTGTCGAAACATTTGATGTTGGCGAGAGAATGTACGCATTGCTGCTTGAGCGTGAAAATCCAGAAGCGGACGGCATTATTCTGCGCGTTGAGGAAGAAAACGACGAAATGATGCTTTACAATATTGAAGACGAGCAAGAGTGGAATGAAGTTGAAGCGGCTTACAATGAGCTTGTAGCTCAGCAGGATTCCGAAGGCTAA
- a CDS encoding shikimate kinase: MNPRKENIILIGMMGTGKSTVGEILAQKLGYTLVDLDAAVVANAGLTIPEMFDLHGEAYFREAETAMLQKVLSSGGQQILATGGGAVLQPLNCELMVNGGLVVALTAQAEEIIERVKGDSNRPLLAGNAEERIRTILEERKHAYQFAHFTVETGNMGADEVAQKILTHYRV; encoded by the coding sequence TTGAATCCTAGGAAAGAAAATATCATATTGATCGGAATGATGGGGACCGGCAAATCCACGGTAGGCGAAATATTAGCTCAGAAGCTGGGTTATACTCTTGTCGATCTTGATGCGGCAGTCGTTGCCAACGCGGGGTTGACGATTCCGGAGATGTTTGACCTTCATGGGGAGGCTTACTTCCGCGAAGCAGAAACGGCCATGCTCCAGAAGGTGCTGTCTTCAGGTGGACAGCAGATCTTAGCCACAGGCGGTGGGGCCGTGCTGCAGCCGCTCAATTGCGAGCTGATGGTAAATGGGGGGCTGGTCGTTGCACTGACAGCGCAGGCGGAAGAGATCATTGAACGGGTTAAGGGTGACAGCAACCGGCCGCTGCTGGCTGGGAATGCGGAGGAACGGATCCGGACCATACTTGAGGAACGGAAGCATGCTTATCAATTTGCCCATTTCACGGTGGAGACCGGAAATATGGGTGCGGATGAAGTCGCGCAGAAAATTTTAACGCATTACCGCGTCTAA
- a CDS encoding copper amine oxidase, with product MGGSVMFADSVSQKIRVWMNGQEVQDGGFVIDGKTYVPIREFNGVVDWDGDANKVKFIKPNVHIFLFKGDTVFGNVNKGKLKFNVFSQVDSLSEHVTAVKVAITDPSGNVKDIQSQNLGSDQQDNFWFRTYDFTYDFKIAGKYKVGFYVKASKNVDYELVSEKVITALN from the coding sequence ATGGGCGGCTCCGTCATGTTCGCGGACTCCGTATCCCAGAAAATCAGAGTTTGGATGAATGGTCAGGAAGTACAGGATGGCGGCTTTGTAATTGACGGCAAAACTTATGTTCCTATCCGGGAATTTAATGGTGTGGTCGATTGGGATGGAGATGCCAATAAAGTGAAGTTCATCAAGCCGAACGTACATATTTTCTTATTTAAAGGCGATACCGTCTTTGGCAATGTCAATAAGGGCAAGCTGAAATTCAATGTATTTTCTCAGGTGGACAGCCTTTCTGAGCATGTTACCGCCGTTAAAGTGGCAATTACGGATCCGTCAGGCAATGTTAAGGATATCCAGTCACAGAACCTCGGTAGCGACCAACAGGATAATTTTTGGTTCCGGACGTATGATTTCACGTATGATTTTAAAATCGCAGGAAAATATAAGGTTGGGTTTTACGTGAAAGCTTCGAAAAATGTTGACTATGAATTGGTATCCGAGAAGGTCATTACAGCCTTGAATTAA
- a CDS encoding MFS transporter, translating into MPQATGAAAVRRLRSPFFVGLLIILFLVEFMKGSLLVAVLPVYMKNSLGLSAHTIGIAFSLQYIGDNLFRSPFGWIGERLGYRKTMAGALLMTVIAVSIIAFSSGAFWLAIACFILGLGTSPLWPTAMTGTTEISGPNNSNGQAMGTLEMASLAGTGSGPIVMNFLMDRTDKNYHTAFLILIGVGIILVLVALMLPSKVRIPIQSAAASASEAGKGFFSVMGHKLGHLIGSVKKTLYEVKNTLKVSWMVYPALFLQSFVIGLLSPVITLYVQNELHISPNMYSLLLVAGGGITVLALIPCGKLIDRFGTRPFLNSGFLLAAISLSIFSMVHSLVLVFVFVCIIGVSYAMILPGWNTFVSHLIPEGERGAIWGFFLTLQGSGMVVGPIVSGQLWDRLGHSSPFLASAIVMAMLFVIHFILSRRMKPAL; encoded by the coding sequence ATGCCACAAGCAACAGGAGCAGCTGCCGTTAGACGGCTCAGATCCCCATTTTTTGTCGGACTGCTCATTATCCTATTTCTAGTTGAGTTTATGAAAGGCTCGCTGCTCGTGGCTGTGCTGCCCGTATATATGAAGAACTCGCTCGGGTTGTCGGCACACACGATCGGAATTGCATTTTCGCTGCAGTACATAGGTGATAACCTCTTTCGGAGTCCCTTTGGCTGGATCGGAGAGAGGCTAGGGTACCGCAAAACGATGGCGGGTGCATTGCTGATGACAGTTATTGCTGTAAGCATTATTGCGTTCTCCTCCGGTGCCTTTTGGCTGGCGATTGCATGCTTTATTCTTGGGCTCGGCACGTCTCCGCTGTGGCCTACCGCGATGACGGGGACTACGGAAATATCGGGGCCAAATAACAGCAACGGGCAGGCGATGGGTACACTTGAAATGGCTTCACTGGCAGGTACGGGATCCGGACCGATCGTCATGAACTTTCTTATGGATCGAACCGATAAAAATTATCACACCGCTTTTCTGATTTTAATCGGGGTAGGAATTATCCTGGTGCTGGTGGCTCTAATGCTGCCTTCTAAAGTCAGGATTCCGATTCAATCGGCGGCTGCGTCTGCGTCGGAAGCGGGCAAAGGTTTTTTTTCGGTTATGGGACATAAGCTCGGTCATCTGATTGGCAGCGTAAAAAAAACGCTGTATGAGGTTAAGAATACACTGAAGGTGAGCTGGATGGTTTATCCTGCGCTTTTCCTCCAGTCCTTTGTGATCGGGCTTCTCAGCCCTGTAATCACGTTATATGTGCAAAATGAGCTTCATATTTCACCTAATATGTACAGTCTGCTGCTGGTCGCAGGTGGAGGGATTACGGTACTTGCTCTGATTCCATGCGGAAAATTGATCGACCGATTCGGTACGAGACCGTTCTTGAATAGCGGTTTTCTGCTGGCTGCGATCTCGCTAAGCATATTCTCAATGGTGCATTCCCTTGTCTTGGTGTTTGTATTTGTATGTATTATCGGTGTCAGCTACGCGATGATTTTGCCTGGATGGAATACCTTTGTGTCTCATCTGATTCCGGAAGGCGAGCGCGGTGCCATATGGGGATTTTTCCTCACATTACAGGGGTCGGGCATGGTCGTGGGGCCGATTGTATCGGGTCAGCTGTGGGACCGCCTTGGCCATTCTTCACCGTTTCTGGCAAGCGCGATCGTTATGGCCATGCTGTTCGTCATCCACTTTATTCTCTCACGCAGAATGAAGCCAGCTTTATGA
- a CDS encoding rhodanese-like domain-containing protein, with translation MTPIHTIEPSELRRRLLAGESLQMIDVREDDEVAQGKISGAKHIPLGEIPDRLDEIPKEGEVIMICRSGGRSMRACQFLQQHGIECTNMTGGMLQWNDEEA, from the coding sequence ATGACACCTATCCATACAATCGAACCATCCGAACTTAGACGGCGCCTTCTTGCAGGTGAATCCCTGCAAATGATTGATGTCCGTGAAGACGATGAAGTTGCACAGGGCAAGATCAGCGGTGCCAAGCATATTCCTCTCGGAGAAATCCCGGACCGTCTGGATGAAATCCCTAAGGAAGGCGAAGTCATCATGATTTGCCGCAGCGGCGGCCGCAGCATGAGAGCCTGCCAATTCCTGCAGCAGCATGGCATTGAATGCACCAATATGACTGGCGGCATGCTTCAGTGGAACGACGAAGAAGCTTAA
- a CDS encoding DUF1054 domain-containing protein translates to MPFEGFNSQDFEVFTVPGLEPRMEALIANVRPKLETLGGEIAPYLSALCGEEMFPHVAKHARRTINPPNDTWVAWAASKRGYKALPHFQVGMFESHLFIIFAVIYESSNKAIFAKHLVKNHSKVKKSLPKEFYWSMDHMDPGFTPHADMSIKDFSQMAEKLEKVKKSEVLCGLRIPKGEAVLENGPELISVIQSTFEKLLPLYKMAF, encoded by the coding sequence ATGCCGTTTGAAGGTTTTAATTCGCAGGATTTTGAAGTATTCACAGTACCCGGACTTGAGCCTCGGATGGAGGCTTTGATAGCCAACGTAAGACCGAAGCTTGAAACGCTGGGAGGCGAGATCGCCCCATACCTTTCCGCCCTTTGCGGAGAAGAAATGTTTCCCCATGTAGCCAAGCATGCCCGCCGAACCATTAATCCGCCCAATGATACCTGGGTAGCCTGGGCCGCGAGCAAAAGAGGGTATAAAGCACTGCCACATTTCCAGGTTGGAATGTTCGAGTCCCACCTGTTTATCATTTTTGCGGTTATCTACGAAAGCTCAAATAAGGCGATCTTTGCCAAGCATTTGGTGAAAAACCACAGCAAGGTGAAAAAAAGCCTGCCGAAGGAGTTTTATTGGTCCATGGACCATATGGATCCGGGCTTTACCCCGCATGCTGACATGAGCATCAAGGATTTCTCGCAGATGGCTGAAAAGCTGGAGAAAGTTAAAAAATCCGAAGTGCTGTGCGGACTCCGTATTCCTAAAGGTGAAGCGGTTCTCGAAAACGGACCGGAGCTCATCTCCGTTATCCAATCCACATTTGAGAAGCTGCTGCCGCTTTATAAAATGGCATTTTAA
- the gndA gene encoding NADP-dependent phosphogluconate dehydrogenase — MSKQQIGVIGLAVMGKNLALNIESRGFTVSVFNRSPEKTEALLEEAKGKKLTGTFSIEEFVESLEKPRRILIMVQAGKATDATIDQLIPHLDQGDIIIDGGNAYFPDTQRRSKMLEEKGFRFIGAGVSGGEEGALKGPSIMPGGPKSAYELVEPILTSISAKINGEPCCTYIGPGGAGHYVKMVHNGIEYGDMQLIGEAYHLLKDVLNLGADELHEIFKDWNKGELDSYLIEITADIFAQKDEDTGKPMVDVILDAAGQKGTGKWTSQSSLDLGVPLSMITESVFSRFLSAMKEERVEASKILNGPNAEAFQGDKAEFIENVRKALFASKIVSYAQGFAQLRVASDEYEWDLKYGELAKIWRGGCIIRSRFLQNITDAYEKDAGLKNLLLDPFFKEIIENYQGAWRATVSAAVSRGIPVPGFSSALAYFDSYRTERLPANLLQAQRDYFGAHTFKRVDKEGVFHHNWIQE; from the coding sequence ATGTCGAAGCAACAAATCGGTGTCATCGGCCTTGCGGTCATGGGCAAAAACTTGGCTCTCAATATTGAAAGCAGAGGCTTTACTGTTTCCGTATTCAACCGTTCCCCGGAGAAAACAGAAGCCCTTCTCGAAGAAGCGAAAGGCAAGAAACTGACTGGCACATTCTCCATTGAAGAATTTGTCGAGTCTCTGGAAAAGCCGCGCAGAATTTTGATCATGGTACAAGCCGGCAAAGCGACGGATGCTACGATCGATCAATTGATTCCGCATTTGGATCAAGGCGATATCATTATCGACGGAGGTAATGCTTACTTCCCGGATACACAACGCCGCAGTAAAATGCTTGAGGAAAAAGGCTTCCGCTTTATCGGCGCTGGGGTTTCCGGTGGCGAAGAAGGAGCTCTCAAAGGACCTTCCATCATGCCGGGCGGACCAAAAAGCGCTTATGAGCTGGTAGAACCGATCCTGACCTCCATTTCCGCCAAAATAAATGGCGAGCCTTGCTGTACATATATCGGGCCGGGCGGTGCCGGTCACTATGTTAAAATGGTGCATAACGGTATCGAGTACGGTGACATGCAGCTGATCGGTGAAGCTTACCATCTGCTGAAAGACGTGCTGAACCTCGGCGCGGACGAATTGCATGAGATTTTCAAAGACTGGAACAAAGGTGAGCTGGATAGCTACCTGATCGAAATCACTGCCGATATCTTTGCACAAAAAGATGAAGATACTGGCAAACCGATGGTTGACGTGATTCTAGACGCTGCCGGACAAAAAGGAACAGGAAAATGGACAAGCCAAAGCTCCCTCGATCTCGGGGTGCCTCTTTCCATGATTACCGAATCGGTATTTTCCCGTTTCCTGTCTGCCATGAAGGAAGAGCGCGTGGAAGCAAGCAAAATCCTGAATGGTCCTAATGCAGAAGCTTTCCAAGGTGATAAAGCCGAATTTATCGAAAATGTCCGCAAAGCATTGTTTGCGAGCAAAATCGTATCCTATGCTCAAGGCTTCGCGCAGTTGCGTGTGGCTTCCGATGAGTATGAATGGGATCTGAAATACGGTGAACTAGCTAAAATTTGGCGCGGCGGCTGCATTATCCGCTCCCGTTTCCTGCAAAACATCACCGATGCTTACGAGAAGGATGCCGGCCTCAAAAACCTGCTGCTTGATCCATTCTTCAAAGAAATTATTGAAAATTACCAAGGTGCTTGGCGTGCCACCGTATCTGCTGCTGTTAGCCGCGGCATTCCGGTTCCGGGCTTCTCCAGTGCACTGGCCTATTTCGATAGCTACCGTACAGAGAGACTCCCTGCGAACCTGCTTCAGGCTCAGCGTGATTACTTCGGTGCCCATACGTTCAAGCGTGTGGACAAAGAAGGCGTATTCCACCACAACTGGATTCAGGAATAG
- a CDS encoding CoA-binding protein, with protein MSFENPTRDEIRKILENAGNIAVVGLSDKTDRTSYMVAQAMQSRGYRIIPVNPAAEGKQILGETCYGSLKDIPEPVDIVNVFRRSEYCADVAREAADINANVLWLQLGIVNDEAAAIAEQNGMRAIMDRCIKVEEAVTQPDRSGK; from the coding sequence ATGTCTTTTGAAAATCCGACTCGCGATGAAATTAGAAAGATTTTGGAAAATGCAGGGAATATAGCCGTTGTCGGCTTATCTGACAAAACGGACCGTACTTCATATATGGTCGCCCAGGCCATGCAAAGCCGCGGTTATCGAATTATACCGGTGAATCCTGCTGCGGAAGGAAAACAAATTCTGGGTGAAACCTGCTATGGATCGCTGAAGGATATTCCCGAACCGGTGGACATCGTCAATGTTTTCCGCAGAAGTGAATATTGTGCGGACGTGGCACGGGAAGCTGCTGACATTAACGCCAATGTGCTGTGGCTGCAGCTAGGCATCGTGAATGACGAAGCAGCAGCGATCGCGGAGCAAAACGGCATGAGAGCGATCATGGACCGCTGCATCAAAGTTGAAGAGGCTGTGACCCAGCCTGATCGATCAGGAAAATAG
- the aroA gene encoding 3-phosphoshikimate 1-carboxyvinyltransferase, translated as MDLIVKPTPHLEGEIGALSSKNYTTRYLLVAALAEGTSTVYFPAHSEDSDAMRRCIQDLGAVLVEDEEKAVITGFGRHPRDVKELNVGNAGAVLRFLMGVASLCPDVTFVNTYPDSLGKRPHDDLITALGQMDVQVEHNNGRLPIRIQGGQPKGGQIKVSGSVSSQYLSALLFVTPLLAEDSEIEVQGDLKSKVVVGQTLEVLEQAGIVIHASEDYMRFRVPGNQSYQAKSYTVQGDYPGSAAVLAAAAVTQSDVLIKRLPAESKQGERAVVDVLRMMEVPLTHDNDEVHVRGNGKLKAVEFDGDAATDAVLAMVAAAVFAEGTSRFYNVENLRFKECDRITDYLAELRKAGANVEERQAEIIVHGRPEGVEGGVEINAHYDHRVIMALTVVGLRAKEPLKIKDAHHVAKSYPQFFDHMQALGAQVEWVK; from the coding sequence ATGGATTTGATAGTAAAACCGACTCCACACTTAGAAGGGGAAATTGGAGCGCTTTCTTCCAAAAACTATACGACACGTTACCTGCTCGTTGCAGCACTTGCAGAAGGGACAAGTACAGTGTATTTTCCGGCCCACAGCGAAGACAGTGACGCGATGCGCCGCTGTATTCAAGATTTGGGGGCCGTACTCGTGGAGGATGAGGAGAAAGCGGTAATTACCGGGTTTGGCCGCCATCCACGTGATGTCAAAGAGCTGAATGTTGGAAATGCTGGCGCTGTTCTCCGCTTTTTGATGGGTGTGGCCTCACTTTGCCCTGACGTTACATTTGTGAATACATATCCCGACTCGCTGGGCAAACGTCCTCATGACGATCTGATCACGGCTTTGGGACAAATGGATGTTCAGGTAGAGCACAACAACGGCCGTCTGCCGATCCGCATTCAAGGCGGGCAGCCAAAGGGTGGCCAGATTAAAGTATCCGGATCTGTCAGCTCGCAGTATTTGAGCGCTCTGCTGTTTGTGACGCCACTGCTTGCAGAGGATAGTGAAATTGAAGTGCAGGGTGACCTGAAATCCAAGGTTGTGGTTGGACAGACGCTGGAAGTATTGGAGCAGGCAGGGATCGTTATTCATGCAAGTGAGGACTACATGCGATTCCGGGTTCCGGGCAACCAGTCATACCAAGCCAAATCCTACACCGTACAAGGCGATTATCCGGGTTCAGCTGCCGTGCTTGCAGCTGCAGCTGTTACACAGTCTGATGTGCTGATAAAACGTCTGCCTGCGGAGAGCAAGCAGGGCGAACGGGCTGTCGTGGATGTTCTGCGGATGATGGAGGTACCACTAACGCATGACAATGATGAGGTGCATGTCAGAGGTAACGGGAAATTGAAGGCGGTGGAGTTTGACGGTGACGCAGCAACGGATGCCGTGCTTGCGATGGTGGCTGCCGCAGTTTTCGCAGAGGGAACCTCGCGTTTCTATAATGTGGAGAATCTGCGCTTTAAGGAATGCGACCGTATTACCGATTATTTGGCTGAGCTGCGCAAAGCCGGAGCGAATGTGGAGGAGCGTCAGGCTGAGATTATCGTTCATGGTCGTCCCGAAGGTGTGGAAGGCGGTGTCGAAATCAATGCGCATTATGATCACCGCGTGATTATGGCGTTGACGGTTGTAGGTCTTCGCGCCAAGGAACCGCTGAAAATTAAAGACGCGCATCATGTGGCCAAATCCTATCCACAGTTCTTTGATCATATGCAGGCGCTTGGCGCCCAGGTAGAATGGGTAAAATAA
- a CDS encoding aminotransferase class I/II-fold pyridoxal phosphate-dependent enzyme has protein sequence MDHRRTPLFTALKEHAASNPVQFHIPGHKKGMGTDTEFREFIGDNALSIDLINIAPLDDLHQPTGVIEEAQKLAADAFGADYTYFSVQGTSGAIMTMILSICSPGDKIIVPRNVHKSIMSAIIFSGAKPVFVSPARDENLGIDHGITTKSVQRALDRHPDAKAVLVINPTYFGVCANLKEIVDLAHSRHVPVLVDEAHGVLIHFHQDLPMSAMEAGADMAATSVHKLGGSMTQSSVLNLNIKNGFVNPQRVQTIISMLTTTSTSYILLASLDTSRRNLAIHGHDMAQKAINLAQNARRTINEIEGLYCFGEEILGGEATFDYDPTKLTIHVRHLGITGYETENWLREKYNIEVELSDMYNILCLVTPGDNEETLSILLTALRELAETFYNVNTANELIVKIPEIPQLSLIPRDAFYGDTEVIPFKESAGRIIAEFIYVYPPGIPILLPGEVISQDNIDYIVDHVDVGLPVKGPEDRYIKNVKVIVETDAIF, from the coding sequence ATGGACCACCGCCGTACGCCGCTATTTACTGCTCTGAAGGAACACGCGGCCAGCAATCCCGTACAATTTCACATTCCCGGACACAAGAAGGGCATGGGAACCGACACCGAATTCAGAGAGTTTATAGGTGATAACGCCCTATCCATAGATTTGATTAATATTGCGCCGCTGGATGATCTGCATCAGCCGACAGGTGTCATTGAAGAAGCCCAAAAGCTTGCCGCCGACGCATTTGGCGCAGACTATACTTATTTCAGCGTACAGGGGACAAGCGGTGCCATTATGACCATGATCTTGTCCATTTGCTCGCCCGGGGACAAAATCATCGTGCCACGCAACGTGCACAAGTCGATTATGTCCGCCATTATATTCTCCGGTGCCAAGCCGGTATTCGTATCTCCAGCACGGGATGAGAACCTGGGTATCGATCATGGCATTACGACAAAATCCGTTCAACGCGCCTTGGATCGCCATCCGGATGCCAAAGCAGTATTGGTGATTAACCCGACCTATTTTGGCGTATGCGCGAATTTGAAAGAAATTGTGGATCTTGCCCATAGTCGGCATGTGCCTGTCCTCGTAGACGAGGCTCATGGCGTGCTCATTCATTTCCACCAGGATCTTCCGATGTCCGCTATGGAAGCCGGGGCTGATATGGCTGCGACCAGTGTGCACAAGCTTGGAGGCTCCATGACGCAGAGCTCCGTGCTCAATCTCAATATAAAAAACGGGTTTGTTAACCCGCAGCGCGTTCAGACGATTATCAGTATGCTGACGACAACATCGACTTCCTATATTTTGCTCGCATCTCTGGATACGTCGAGACGGAATCTGGCAATTCATGGACATGATATGGCACAAAAGGCGATTAATCTCGCCCAAAATGCACGCCGTACCATTAATGAAATCGAAGGACTTTATTGTTTCGGAGAAGAAATTCTCGGAGGCGAAGCCACATTTGACTATGATCCGACCAAGCTGACAATCCATGTCCGCCATTTGGGCATTACCGGATATGAAACGGAAAACTGGCTGCGCGAAAAGTACAATATCGAGGTCGAGCTGAGTGATATGTACAATATCCTCTGCCTGGTAACCCCAGGTGACAACGAAGAAACGCTATCGATATTGCTGACCGCTCTGCGGGAGCTTGCGGAAACGTTCTATAATGTAAATACAGCTAATGAGCTTATTGTTAAGATCCCTGAGATTCCTCAGCTCTCCCTTATTCCAAGAGATGCATTTTACGGAGACACCGAGGTGATTCCTTTCAAGGAATCCGCGGGACGGATCATTGCCGAGTTCATTTATGTCTATCCGCCGGGTATTCCAATCCTGCTGCCGGGTGAAGTCATTTCCCAAGACAATATCGACTACATCGTAGACCATGTTGATGTTGGACTTCCGGTTAAAGGTCCCGAGGATCGTTACATCAAAAATGTGAAGGTTATCGTTGAAACCGATGCGATTTTCTAA